One region of Polynucleobacter sp. SHI8 genomic DNA includes:
- a CDS encoding AraC family ligand binding domain-containing protein, with translation MNLPNLEEFTKASIAKGYDNVTPREWAANSVSELHTHEFAVHAVIAQGEMWLTRNDQTQHLQVGDTFTMDPETPHSEKYGPEGTIYWAARKFPKI, from the coding sequence ATGAACTTGCCCAATCTCGAAGAGTTTACAAAAGCCTCCATTGCAAAAGGATATGACAATGTAACGCCTCGAGAATGGGCAGCAAATTCAGTGAGTGAACTCCATACTCATGAGTTTGCCGTTCATGCGGTAATTGCTCAAGGTGAAATGTGGCTCACGCGGAATGATCAAACGCAACACCTGCAAGTGGGGGACACCTTCACTATGGACCCTGAAACGCCCCATTCTGAAAAATATGGCCCTGAAGGTACTATTTACTGGGCCGCAAGAAAATTTCCCAAAATCTAA
- a CDS encoding molybdopterin cofactor-binding domain-containing protein, producing MNAPFKNSRRQFLFQSTGLVIGFTFGRELIADTTPDLPIDLKNNLNINSWLYVDPTGKIDVYSGKVEFGQGIATAFRQIVADEMDVNIERVNILPCVTGIAPNEGVTSGSQSVEYGGLALRYACAQARGTLLEKASKSLNVPVGDLSIKDGVITAKNGETANYWKLTSTELLQQKADGKYKPKGINNFQYIGKSIQRIDIPAKVSGGVAYVQDMKFPGMLHARVVRPPAPRAQLISINESVIKSMPGVVGVVKNGSFLAVVAKREEQAINALNEAKKQAKWEMANDLPNNQAEWLKTMIESPNLDTEHGVKKDPSKQGKKTIGGEFTKPFLAHASIGPSCAIGILKDGVTTIYNHAQGMYPLQRDIVKALQVPPEKVVCIHREGSGMYGQSGADDVALDAALIAREFPNQHIRVQWMRDDEFKWEPYNSAMTVKIRASLDESGNISNWTQDIYSNTHSTRPGEKEGNNLISSWYMANPQKRSPVTNIPLPAGGSHRNGIPLYSFPNQQINNHLVQEMPVRVSAFRTLGAFANIFAIESMMDKLAKEANADPVEFRLRHLQNQRGKDVILKVAEMSNWKPNPKRVKKNGKLYGRGMAFSQYKNLQVYCAVVTDIEIDANGKIRVTDVWAAAEAGLIINPDGFKNQIEGGLIQAISWTIFEEIKFNKTGIQTASWADYPILRFEDVPNIQVELINRPNEKSIGVGEGNAPIVGAIANALAMATNGRVYDLPLSPVKVKKLFA from the coding sequence ATGAACGCCCCATTTAAAAACTCACGTCGCCAATTTTTATTTCAAAGTACTGGCTTAGTTATCGGCTTTACTTTTGGTCGTGAATTAATCGCTGACACTACTCCTGATTTACCCATTGATTTAAAAAATAATCTCAATATCAATAGTTGGCTCTATGTAGACCCTACTGGAAAAATTGATGTCTACTCCGGAAAAGTCGAATTTGGTCAAGGAATCGCAACTGCTTTTAGACAAATTGTTGCTGATGAAATGGATGTCAATATTGAACGTGTCAATATTCTGCCTTGTGTGACGGGCATCGCCCCGAATGAAGGTGTTACTTCCGGTAGTCAGTCTGTTGAATACGGTGGTCTAGCACTACGCTATGCATGTGCCCAAGCAAGAGGTACTCTCTTAGAAAAAGCTTCCAAATCGTTGAATGTACCCGTTGGCGATTTAAGCATCAAAGATGGTGTCATTACTGCTAAAAATGGTGAGACAGCTAATTATTGGAAGCTAACTTCTACTGAGCTATTGCAACAAAAAGCCGATGGTAAATACAAGCCAAAAGGTATCAATAACTTTCAATATATTGGTAAATCTATCCAACGCATTGATATTCCTGCCAAAGTATCTGGCGGCGTAGCCTATGTCCAAGATATGAAGTTCCCTGGCATGCTGCACGCCCGGGTCGTGCGTCCTCCAGCACCAAGGGCTCAATTAATCAGTATCAATGAATCCGTGATTAAATCGATGCCGGGTGTTGTTGGGGTTGTCAAAAATGGTAGTTTCTTAGCCGTTGTAGCCAAGCGCGAGGAACAGGCCATCAATGCTTTAAATGAAGCCAAAAAACAAGCCAAATGGGAAATGGCGAACGACCTGCCTAATAACCAGGCAGAATGGCTCAAAACGATGATTGAATCACCGAATTTGGATACTGAACACGGCGTCAAAAAAGATCCATCTAAACAGGGCAAAAAAACCATTGGAGGGGAATTTACTAAACCTTTCTTAGCCCATGCGAGTATCGGTCCTTCTTGTGCGATTGGCATTCTGAAAGATGGTGTTACAACGATCTATAACCACGCCCAAGGGATGTACCCTTTACAGCGAGATATTGTGAAAGCTCTGCAAGTACCTCCTGAAAAAGTTGTCTGTATTCATCGCGAAGGCTCTGGAATGTACGGCCAAAGTGGAGCCGATGATGTGGCTCTTGACGCTGCTTTGATTGCTCGAGAGTTTCCAAATCAACATATTCGTGTGCAATGGATGCGCGATGATGAATTTAAATGGGAGCCCTATAACAGCGCGATGACCGTGAAGATTCGGGCTAGTCTGGATGAAAGTGGCAATATCTCGAATTGGACACAGGATATTTATAGTAATACCCACAGTACAAGGCCTGGTGAAAAAGAAGGTAATAACCTCATTAGTAGTTGGTACATGGCGAATCCGCAAAAAAGATCACCTGTGACGAATATCCCTCTTCCTGCTGGTGGGTCCCATCGGAATGGCATTCCTTTATACAGTTTCCCAAATCAGCAAATCAATAATCATTTAGTTCAAGAAATGCCAGTGAGAGTTTCTGCATTTAGAACTCTTGGTGCTTTTGCAAATATTTTTGCGATTGAATCGATGATGGATAAGCTAGCTAAAGAAGCGAATGCTGATCCAGTTGAATTCCGGTTGCGCCATCTCCAAAATCAACGGGGTAAGGATGTGATTCTAAAGGTCGCTGAAATGTCCAACTGGAAACCTAATCCAAAACGTGTCAAAAAGAATGGTAAGTTGTATGGTCGTGGGATGGCATTTTCTCAATACAAAAACCTACAAGTCTATTGTGCAGTGGTAACTGATATTGAAATCGATGCAAATGGCAAGATTCGTGTAACCGATGTCTGGGCGGCTGCGGAGGCTGGCTTAATCATCAATCCTGATGGTTTTAAAAATCAAATTGAAGGTGGCTTGATTCAAGCGATTAGCTGGACAATCTTTGAAGAAATCAAATTTAATAAGACTGGTATTCAAACAGCATCTTGGGCTGACTATCCAATTCTTCGCTTTGAAGATGTACCCAATATTCAGGTTGAACTCATTAATCGTCCAAATGAAAAATCGATTGGCGTAGGTGAAGGCAATGCTCCTATTGTAGGAGCAATCGCCAATGCACTTGCAATGGCTACCAATGGCAGGGTTTATGACCTTCCTCTCTCACCAGTCAAAGTAAAAAAATTATTTGCCTAA
- a CDS encoding amino acid ABC transporter permease: protein MQLDLSFYTWDLIEKFILKGLLFSIQLTIIATLGGIIFGTLLALMRLSSQRILSSVASWYVNIMRSIPLVMVILWFFLLMPSIIGRSIGAELSAYITFIAFEAAFFSEIIRAGINSVPQGQNHAAYALGMNYQQKMSLIILPQAFRNMIPVLMTQTIILFQDTSLVYAIGAYDLLKGFEVAGKNYGRPIETYLLAAVVYFVICFSLSTIVKKIQQKVAIIR from the coding sequence ATGCAACTGGATCTCTCGTTTTATACCTGGGACTTGATTGAGAAGTTTATTCTCAAGGGATTGTTGTTCAGTATTCAACTCACCATCATTGCGACTCTTGGTGGAATCATATTTGGTACTTTGCTCGCGCTCATGCGCTTATCCAGTCAGAGGATTTTATCTAGCGTTGCCTCTTGGTATGTCAATATCATGCGCTCGATTCCACTGGTGATGGTGATTCTGTGGTTCTTTTTATTGATGCCCTCAATTATCGGTCGCTCTATCGGTGCAGAACTCTCCGCTTACATCACCTTTATTGCATTTGAAGCCGCCTTCTTCTCTGAGATTATCCGGGCTGGTATTAACTCGGTTCCGCAAGGACAAAATCATGCGGCCTACGCTCTTGGCATGAATTACCAACAAAAAATGAGCCTCATTATTTTGCCGCAGGCGTTCCGGAATATGATTCCTGTCTTAATGACCCAAACCATCATTCTGTTTCAAGATACCTCCTTAGTCTATGCCATTGGTGCTTATGACCTATTAAAAGGATTTGAGGTTGCGGGGAAAAACTATGGTCGTCCGATTGAAACTTACCTCCTTGCTGCGGTTGTTTATTTTGTGATTTGTTTTTCACTATCGACGATCGTTAAGAAAATTCAACAAAAAGTAGCAATTATTCGTTAA
- a CDS encoding amino acid ABC transporter substrate-binding protein: MKPSKLVQVILFSTTLVGIVCASQAGTMEKIAETKTITMGVRDSSGALSYTLGDGKYTGFHVEICKRVIADLEKKLKTSLKVEYQPVTSQNRIPLVQNGTVDLECGSTTNNATRQKDVSFAVTTYVEEVRIAVKADSNITSIAQLVNKKVATTTGTTSVQLLRKHERANGVNFEEIFGKDHADSFLLLESGRADAFVMDGSILAGNIANAKNPKDFKIVGEVLSVEPIAIMMRKDAPALFKTEVDNSIKAMMKDGTLAKMYKQWFQDPIPPKGNRVGLDLSDNTKNAWANPNDKPAEDYVKK; this comes from the coding sequence ATGAAACCTAGCAAGTTAGTCCAAGTTATTTTATTTTCAACAACCCTCGTTGGTATCGTTTGTGCCTCTCAGGCAGGAACCATGGAAAAAATTGCTGAGACAAAAACTATCACTATGGGCGTACGCGATTCCTCTGGAGCCCTTTCCTATACATTAGGTGATGGTAAATATACTGGCTTTCATGTGGAGATTTGTAAACGGGTGATTGCCGATTTAGAGAAGAAATTAAAAACCTCTCTTAAAGTTGAGTACCAACCTGTTACCTCACAAAATCGTATCCCTCTCGTTCAAAATGGTACGGTTGATCTTGAATGTGGCTCAACCACCAATAATGCTACTCGTCAAAAGGATGTCTCGTTTGCTGTGACTACCTATGTTGAGGAAGTTCGTATTGCAGTCAAAGCAGACTCTAATATCACTTCAATTGCCCAATTAGTGAATAAGAAAGTAGCTACAACAACTGGTACAACTTCTGTGCAGTTACTCCGCAAACATGAGCGTGCGAATGGCGTCAATTTTGAAGAGATTTTTGGTAAAGATCATGCCGATAGTTTCTTGCTGCTTGAATCTGGTCGCGCTGATGCTTTTGTGATGGACGGCTCTATTCTTGCGGGTAATATTGCCAACGCAAAAAATCCTAAAGACTTCAAAATTGTAGGTGAAGTACTCAGTGTCGAACCGATCGCCATCATGATGCGCAAAGATGCTCCAGCCCTTTTTAAAACGGAAGTGGATAACTCCATCAAAGCAATGATGAAGGATGGCACGCTTGCCAAAATGTATAAGCAATGGTTTCAAGACCCAATTCCACCCAAAGGAAATCGTGTCGGACTTGATTTATCTGACAACACAAAAAATGCTTGGGCTAATCCAAACGATAAGCCTGCGGAAGATTACGTTAAAAAATAA
- a CDS encoding (2Fe-2S)-binding protein has protein sequence MAIQLQVNGKSHSVDTEAQTPLLYALRNDCDINSAKYGCGAGQCGACTVVVNGNPIRSCITPVSAISGNVTTLENYQNDPVLNALNKAFITEQAAQCGFCIAGMMMSAKVLLDKNKNPSDTQIKSALNGNLCRCGTYSRILKAVKLAVKELA, from the coding sequence ATGGCCATTCAACTTCAGGTCAACGGTAAATCACATAGTGTGGATACCGAAGCACAAACCCCACTTTTATACGCACTCCGAAATGACTGCGATATCAACTCTGCAAAATACGGTTGTGGAGCTGGTCAATGCGGGGCTTGTACCGTGGTTGTTAACGGCAATCCAATTCGTTCCTGCATTACCCCGGTAAGCGCTATTTCTGGAAATGTAACGACCTTAGAAAACTATCAAAATGATCCTGTCTTAAATGCTCTCAACAAAGCATTTATTACAGAACAAGCTGCCCAATGTGGCTTTTGTATTGCCGGTATGATGATGAGCGCGAAAGTTTTGTTAGATAAAAACAAAAATCCTAGTGATACTCAAATTAAAAGTGCTCTGAATGGCAACCTTTGCCGCTGCGGAACTTATTCTCGAATCCTCAAAGCAGTTAAATTAGCAGTCAAGGAGTTAGCATGA
- a CDS encoding amino acid ABC transporter permease — MSLDFQIFCKSTFDDTYSPRCFGEFFQFGQGTGDPTYLDWLLTAWGWTIAVSALALFIALLIGITIGTLRTISNETVLSKVLIFFSNAWVELFRNIPVLVQVFLWYHVIPMLIPALKNFPSFLLVSIALGFFTSARIAEQMKAGIFSLPKGQRMAAQSLGMTKVQTYRYVLLPMAMRIVIPPLTSECMNIVKNSAVAFAVSVSELTLFAMQTQEETSKGIEMYLGVTALYIVTAFTVNRVMALIERKTCIPGFIATSSQGSH; from the coding sequence ATGTCACTAGATTTTCAGATATTTTGTAAAAGCACCTTTGATGATACCTACTCCCCTCGTTGCTTTGGGGAGTTTTTTCAGTTCGGGCAAGGTACTGGTGATCCCACATATCTTGATTGGCTCTTAACTGCATGGGGTTGGACTATTGCTGTATCTGCCCTAGCATTATTCATTGCTCTTTTGATCGGTATTACGATCGGCACACTTCGAACAATATCGAATGAAACGGTTTTAAGTAAAGTACTGATCTTTTTTTCGAATGCCTGGGTAGAGCTCTTTCGTAATATTCCGGTTTTGGTTCAGGTATTTTTGTGGTACCACGTCATTCCGATGCTGATTCCTGCTCTCAAAAATTTCCCATCATTTCTTCTCGTCAGTATTGCCCTTGGGTTTTTTACTTCGGCTAGAATCGCTGAACAAATGAAAGCTGGTATTTTTTCATTACCGAAAGGTCAGCGCATGGCTGCCCAGTCCTTAGGCATGACTAAAGTGCAAACATATCGTTATGTTCTCTTGCCGATGGCTATGAGAATCGTGATTCCCCCTCTAACTTCTGAGTGTATGAATATTGTTAAAAACTCTGCTGTTGCATTTGCTGTATCTGTCTCGGAGTTAACACTTTTTGCAATGCAAACCCAAGAAGAAACTTCCAAAGGGATTGAAATGTATCTTGGTGTCACTGCTCTTTATATCGTGACGGCTTTTACTGTCAATCGAGTCATGGCCTTGATTGAACGTAAAACGTGTATCCCAGGTTTTATAGCTACATCGAGTCAGGGATCTCACTAA
- a CDS encoding amino acid ABC transporter ATP-binding protein, with translation MAFIELHHVNKFYGQFQVLSDCNLTVEKGEVVVICGPSGSGKSTLIKTINGLEPIQSGTIIVDGASLQDTQTNLSNLRSKVGMVFQSFELFPHLSVTDNLTIAQIKVLKRSPLDAKNHGLMYLERVGLTAQKDKFPGQLSGGQQQRVAIARALCMDPHVMLFDEPTSALDPEMVGEVLDVMVQLANEGMTMMCVTHEMGFAKKVSNRVIFMDQGRIVEDCSKEEFFDNVSARAMRTQEFLQKIIPN, from the coding sequence ATGGCTTTTATTGAACTTCATCATGTCAACAAATTTTACGGGCAGTTTCAGGTGTTGAGTGATTGCAATCTCACTGTTGAAAAAGGTGAAGTCGTTGTGATTTGTGGTCCATCAGGTTCCGGCAAATCAACTCTCATCAAAACAATTAATGGTCTTGAGCCAATTCAATCAGGAACTATTATTGTGGATGGCGCTTCACTACAAGACACTCAAACGAACCTATCTAACCTTCGCTCAAAAGTGGGGATGGTGTTTCAGAGCTTTGAATTATTTCCCCATTTATCAGTCACTGACAATTTAACGATTGCACAAATCAAAGTCTTAAAACGCTCTCCTCTTGATGCAAAAAATCATGGACTGATGTATCTTGAGCGCGTTGGTTTAACTGCGCAAAAGGATAAATTCCCAGGGCAACTCTCTGGCGGTCAACAACAACGTGTCGCCATTGCCAGGGCTCTATGTATGGACCCTCATGTCATGTTATTTGATGAGCCCACTTCCGCTCTGGATCCTGAAATGGTTGGAGAGGTTCTTGATGTAATGGTGCAGTTGGCAAATGAGGGAATGACGATGATGTGCGTGACCCATGAAATGGGGTTTGCGAAAAAAGTCAGTAACCGCGTCATTTTTATGGATCAGGGACGAATTGTCGAAGACTGTTCCAAAGAGGAATTTTTTGATAATGTCAGCGCTAGAGCAATGCGAACTCAAGAATTTTTACAAAAAATTATCCCTAATTAG